Proteins found in one Maridesulfovibrio sp. genomic segment:
- a CDS encoding hemolysin family protein, whose protein sequence is MDDGSEGRLWAKMVNIFKKSDPPLEEHILEASEDGEIKEEMVSMLLNVLEMRDTEASEIMIPRTDMVGVEIDSGLAEVAEQIIEHGHSRIPVYQETKDKIIGIVHAKDIIAPLLRGNTDMPLDKIMRKAFFVSENIKVRALLKEFQAGRVHMAILQDEYGGTSGLLTMEDVLEEIVGDISDEHDADRPSDFERLDSGKYLISGRVPLTDVSEKLNLTLDSEHVESIGGYISELTGRIPHVGEFINISGYKFTVHEGDAKQIISILIDPPTGN, encoded by the coding sequence TTGGACGACGGTTCTGAAGGCCGATTGTGGGCCAAAATGGTCAATATCTTTAAAAAATCAGATCCCCCTCTTGAAGAGCACATCCTCGAAGCAAGTGAAGACGGCGAAATCAAGGAAGAAATGGTTTCCATGCTGCTTAACGTCCTTGAAATGAGAGACACTGAAGCCAGTGAAATAATGATTCCCCGCACTGATATGGTCGGCGTTGAAATTGACAGCGGACTTGCTGAAGTTGCCGAACAGATTATTGAACACGGACATTCACGAATTCCTGTTTATCAGGAAACGAAAGACAAAATCATAGGAATTGTTCACGCCAAAGACATCATTGCTCCCCTGCTGAGGGGCAACACCGATATGCCGCTTGATAAAATCATGCGTAAGGCGTTCTTTGTATCTGAAAACATCAAGGTAAGAGCTCTGCTCAAGGAGTTTCAGGCCGGACGTGTTCACATGGCAATCCTGCAGGATGAATACGGCGGGACTTCCGGACTGCTCACCATGGAAGATGTACTCGAAGAAATTGTAGGTGACATTTCCGATGAGCACGATGCCGACCGACCTTCTGACTTTGAACGACTTGATAGCGGAAAATACCTGATCTCCGGCAGGGTTCCCCTTACGGATGTATCTGAAAAACTTAATCTTACTCTTGATTCAGAACATGTTGAATCCATCGGCGGATACATATCCGAACTAACCGGACGAATTCCCCATGTAGGAGAGTTCATCAATATTTCCGGCTACAAATTCACCGTACACGAAGGAGATGCCAAACAGATCATCTCCATCCTTATAGACCCACCCACCGGAAACTAA
- the mnmG gene encoding tRNA uridine-5-carboxymethylaminomethyl(34) synthesis enzyme MnmG, with protein MIRKEPPPSKFDLIVAGAGHAGCEAAMAAANLGLKTLLLTINVDRIGHLSCNPAIGGLAKGHMVKEIDALGGHMGIWADKAGIQFRILNTRKGPAVRASRAQMDRNEYMRVVQKDIFAQENLWVRQDIAESLIIENGEAAGVVTKIGEKFYSRSVMLTTGTFLQGLMHIGLENFSGGRMGDPASVGMSKSLEKAGLTLGRLKTGTTPRLLKDSIDYDRLEEQLGDNPPQPFSFRTTEIKLPQVSCHITYTNEKAHEAIRSGFERSPMFTGVIKGTGARYCPSIEDKVARFPEKDRHQIFLEPEGYDSPEVYPSGIPTSLPLDVQKRMIHSIEGLEQAQIVRPGYAIEYDFVPPTQLLPTLETKVLPGLFLAGQINGTSGYEEAAAQGLWAACNAFCKLTGRDPFLLSRDQAYIAVLVDDLVTKGTQEPYRMFTSRAEYRLLLREGNADLRLTAIGRELGLVKDDHWTLFSAKKKGLDEALELINNTQIKPDKPTREKITGIGGTVPNKGITLAALLRQPELSIADMVHFKPEIENFAEDILAEAETQIKYAGYLVRQQELVEKFRRMESVSIPDEIDYSEVSGLTREAVEKLTEVHPLTLGQASRISGITPAAVSSIEIHLKKIGAI; from the coding sequence ATGATCAGAAAAGAACCGCCCCCAAGTAAATTCGATCTCATCGTTGCAGGTGCAGGTCATGCCGGCTGCGAAGCAGCAATGGCTGCCGCAAACCTCGGCCTTAAGACCCTGCTTTTAACCATAAATGTCGACCGCATCGGACATTTATCCTGCAACCCCGCCATTGGAGGGCTTGCCAAGGGCCATATGGTCAAAGAGATTGATGCGCTGGGCGGCCACATGGGAATCTGGGCTGACAAAGCCGGAATCCAATTCCGCATACTGAATACACGTAAAGGTCCGGCTGTTAGAGCCAGCAGAGCCCAGATGGACCGCAATGAATACATGCGTGTAGTCCAAAAAGATATTTTCGCGCAGGAAAACCTCTGGGTCCGGCAGGATATAGCCGAATCCCTGATAATCGAGAACGGTGAGGCAGCCGGAGTTGTAACCAAAATCGGTGAAAAATTTTATTCCCGCTCGGTGATGCTGACCACCGGAACGTTCCTGCAGGGACTGATGCACATCGGGCTGGAAAATTTCAGCGGCGGACGCATGGGCGATCCGGCCTCCGTAGGCATGTCCAAAAGTCTGGAAAAAGCAGGACTGACACTGGGACGGCTGAAAACCGGTACAACCCCGCGTCTGCTCAAAGACTCAATTGATTATGACCGGCTGGAAGAACAGCTCGGGGACAATCCTCCTCAGCCATTCAGTTTCCGTACTACAGAAATCAAACTGCCGCAGGTAAGCTGCCACATAACTTATACAAATGAGAAGGCCCACGAAGCTATCCGCAGCGGCTTTGAACGCTCGCCCATGTTCACCGGTGTGATCAAAGGAACCGGAGCGCGCTACTGCCCTTCCATTGAAGATAAAGTCGCGCGGTTCCCAGAAAAAGACCGTCATCAGATTTTCCTTGAGCCTGAAGGTTACGACAGCCCTGAAGTTTACCCCAGCGGCATCCCCACCAGCCTTCCTTTGGACGTGCAAAAACGCATGATTCATTCCATTGAAGGTCTCGAACAGGCCCAGATCGTCCGTCCGGGCTACGCAATAGAATATGATTTCGTCCCGCCCACGCAGCTTCTGCCGACCCTTGAGACCAAAGTGCTTCCGGGACTGTTTCTTGCCGGGCAGATTAATGGAACGTCAGGCTACGAAGAAGCGGCTGCACAAGGGCTTTGGGCTGCCTGCAACGCTTTTTGCAAACTGACAGGACGCGATCCTTTCCTTCTTTCCCGTGATCAGGCCTACATTGCCGTGCTGGTGGATGATCTTGTAACGAAAGGAACTCAGGAACCATACCGTATGTTCACTTCGCGCGCTGAATACCGCCTGCTGCTGCGCGAAGGCAATGCCGACCTGCGCCTTACCGCCATAGGACGTGAGCTGGGTCTGGTCAAAGACGATCACTGGACGCTGTTTTCAGCCAAGAAAAAAGGGCTGGATGAAGCTCTGGAGCTGATTAACAACACACAGATAAAGCCGGACAAACCAACACGCGAAAAAATTACCGGCATCGGCGGAACAGTACCGAATAAAGGTATTACCCTTGCTGCCCTGCTGCGTCAGCCGGAACTTTCCATTGCGGATATGGTCCATTTCAAGCCTGAAATTGAGAACTTCGCCGAGGATATCCTCGCTGAGGCTGAAACCCAGATCAAATACGCAGGTTACCTCGTCCGTCAGCAGGAGCTGGTAGAAAAATTCCGCAGAATGGAATCCGTAAGCATTCCAGATGAAATCGATTACTCAGAAGTCTCTGGACTTACCCGGGAAGCAGTTGAAAAACTCACGGAAGTCCACCCTTTAACTCTGGGACAGGCCAGCAGAATATCCGGAATTACCCCGGCAGCAGTCTCATCAATTGAAATTCATCTCAAAAAAATCGGAGCGATTTAA
- the prfB gene encoding peptide chain release factor 2 (programmed frameshift): MLQLSDLRSKALDCIGKYESLWGRLDHEQSKERLEEIEHDLSKPGAWDKPDALTPVLREKSMLEEKVSSYTALSSSKNDVEEWLMMASEEQDQEILEALSENIEKLAALVEQTELAALLANPEDKSTAILEIHPGAGGIESQDWAEMLLRMYLRWTDKRGWKASYLDYQPDDEAGIKSVTLRIEGLYAYGFLKGEAGIHRLIRISPFDASGRRHTSFASVDVYPEISQDIEIEVKDEDLRIDVFRASGPGGQHVNKTNSAVRITHLPTNIVVQCQNEKSQLKNKETAMKVLKSRLYEQELKRQEESKRADYATKDSIGFGSQIRTYTLQPYRLVKDHRCGAEDGNVEAVLDGELDGLIRKYMLNAYGGENER; encoded by the exons ATGCTTCAACTCTCAGACCTTAGATCCAAGGCACTGGACTGTATCGGAAAATATGAATCCCTTTGGGGGCGTCTT GACCACGAACAAAGCAAAGAAAGACTTGAAGAAATAGAACATGATCTGAGCAAACCAGGAGCATGGGATAAGCCGGATGCACTTACCCCGGTCCTGCGTGAGAAATCAATGCTCGAAGAGAAAGTGTCATCGTACACGGCCCTTTCATCCAGTAAAAATGATGTAGAAGAATGGCTGATGATGGCTTCGGAAGAGCAGGATCAGGAAATCCTTGAGGCCCTCTCCGAAAATATTGAAAAGCTCGCAGCCCTTGTAGAACAGACCGAACTGGCAGCTCTGCTTGCCAATCCTGAAGATAAAAGCACTGCCATTCTGGAAATCCATCCCGGAGCAGGCGGAATCGAGTCGCAGGACTGGGCGGAAATGCTGCTGAGAATGTATCTGCGCTGGACAGACAAACGAGGCTGGAAAGCCAGCTACCTCGACTACCAGCCAGATGACGAAGCAGGTATCAAAAGCGTAACTCTGCGCATTGAAGGGCTTTACGCATACGGATTTCTGAAGGGCGAAGCAGGTATTCACCGCCTGATAAGGATATCCCCTTTTGATGCTTCCGGCAGAAGACATACTTCATTTGCCTCTGTGGATGTATATCCTGAAATTTCTCAAGACATTGAAATTGAGGTTAAAGACGAAGACTTGCGGATCGATGTCTTCCGGGCCAGCGGTCCCGGTGGACAGCATGTCAACAAGACCAACTCCGCGGTGCGCATAACCCACCTGCCCACAAATATCGTTGTTCAGTGCCAGAATGAAAAATCTCAGCTGAAGAACAAAGAAACCGCCATGAAGGTTCTTAAGTCACGCCTTTACGAGCAGGAACTTAAGCGTCAGGAAGAAAGCAAAAGAGCTGATTACGCCACCAAAGATTCCATTGGATTCGGCAGTCAGATCAGAACATATACTCTGCAACCCTACCGACTGGTTAAAGACCATCGCTGCGGAGCCGAAGATGGCAACGTTGAAGCGGTTCTTGACGGTGAGCTCGACGGTCTGATCAGAAAATACATGCTTAATGCATACGGCGGAGAAAATGAACGCTGA
- a CDS encoding PxxKW family cysteine-rich protein, whose amino-acid sequence MAKKNARVHALEGAEMTAEGLSYKGVIMETVIDKCDGCERAVEFEGSTYCPSYAQPAKKWSHSVCNFATHVRAGVDKEGKVKVNPLKASKRAARGR is encoded by the coding sequence ATGGCTAAAAAGAATGCAAGAGTACACGCACTCGAAGGTGCAGAAATGACTGCTGAAGGTCTTTCTTACAAAGGCGTAATCATGGAAACCGTTATTGATAAATGTGACGGTTGTGAACGCGCAGTTGAATTTGAAGGTTCCACATATTGTCCCAGCTACGCTCAGCCCGCTAAAAAGTGGTCTCACAGCGTATGCAACTTCGCCACCCACGTGCGTGCCGGTGTTGACAAAGAAGGTAAAGTTAAAGTTAACCCGCTTAAAGCATCCAAGCGTGCTGCCCGCGGTCGCTAG
- the dapA gene encoding 4-hydroxy-tetrahydrodipicolinate synthase, translating into MIFQGAFTALVTPFKDGEIDQDAYRELIEWQIEEGIDGLVPCGTTGEAATMTHEEQGKVIRICVEQAKGRVPVIAGAGSNNTKEAVNLTKLAKQAGADATLQITPYYNKPTPAGLLAHFKALSEDASMPYILYNVPGRTGLNALPETIAMIANEVPDVIGVKEATANLGQVSDLIEQCPEGFTVLSGDDFTVLPLLSLGGHGVISVVSNIVPAMMADLCAAFKAGDMKKAQELHFKMQPLNRAMFLETNPIPVKTAMGMMGKFETSFRLPLVPLMDDNKAKLEAQLKKSGLI; encoded by the coding sequence ATGATTTTTCAAGGAGCATTCACTGCTCTGGTCACTCCGTTCAAAGACGGAGAGATTGATCAGGATGCTTACCGCGAACTGATCGAGTGGCAGATTGAAGAAGGAATCGACGGACTTGTCCCCTGCGGAACAACCGGCGAAGCGGCAACAATGACCCATGAAGAACAAGGGAAGGTTATTAGAATCTGTGTCGAGCAAGCCAAGGGACGTGTCCCTGTCATTGCCGGTGCGGGTTCAAACAACACTAAAGAAGCCGTAAACCTGACAAAGCTTGCTAAACAGGCAGGTGCGGACGCCACACTCCAAATCACACCTTACTACAATAAACCCACTCCGGCAGGCTTGCTGGCGCACTTTAAAGCCCTTTCCGAAGATGCTTCAATGCCGTACATCCTCTACAATGTACCAGGCAGAACAGGTCTCAACGCCCTGCCTGAAACCATTGCCATGATTGCCAATGAAGTACCTGATGTAATCGGAGTCAAAGAAGCCACGGCAAATCTCGGTCAGGTTTCTGATTTGATTGAGCAGTGCCCTGAAGGATTTACCGTACTTTCCGGTGACGACTTCACAGTACTCCCCCTGCTCTCTCTGGGCGGACATGGAGTTATTTCCGTTGTGTCCAATATTGTACCAGCCATGATGGCTGATCTGTGCGCGGCTTTCAAGGCCGGCGACATGAAAAAAGCTCAGGAACTGCATTTTAAAATGCAACCTCTGAACAGAGCTATGTTTCTTGAGACCAACCCCATCCCGGTAAAAACAGCAATGGGCATGATGGGTAAATTCGAGACATCCTTCAGGCTGCCACTTGTCCCGCTCATGGATGACAACAAGGCAAAGCTGGAAGCTCAGCTCAAAAAAAGCGGTCTTATTTAA
- a CDS encoding M20 family metallo-hydrolase, producing the protein MPTQLLSKIDDMKDAALELHAKLVAIPAIGPTNNGTGEKAKADFLTEYLKENGFGEVKSYNAPDDRVECGYRPNLVTVIPGQDSSRTLWIISHMDVVPVGDLSLWNTDPFKMVQDGDNLYGRGVEDNHQGLVSSVLAAKALMESNMTPGINLGLIFVADEETGSHYGLEYIMREHEDLFKKGDLFLVPDSGEPNSELVEVAEKSSLWIKVTVEGKQCHASTPDEGVNSLVAAAAMIMEVPELKYHYDEEDELFSPPYSTFEPTKKEANVENVNTIPGKDVFYIDCRILPSYDPDDVVDQIKGMGLYVAEEYGVKISVEVENKSQAAPPTPADSEIVKKVIFAVNEVYGVEAKPGGIGGGTVAKHLRERGYHTVVWSTLLHQAHQPNEKGSINNTLNDAKVMALLPF; encoded by the coding sequence ATGCCCACTCAGCTTCTTTCAAAAATTGACGACATGAAAGACGCAGCTCTCGAACTCCACGCCAAGCTGGTTGCCATTCCCGCCATAGGTCCCACCAACAACGGAACAGGCGAAAAGGCAAAAGCTGACTTCCTCACCGAATACCTCAAGGAAAACGGTTTCGGAGAAGTAAAATCATACAATGCCCCGGATGATCGTGTTGAGTGTGGATACAGACCCAATCTGGTTACCGTCATCCCCGGACAGGACAGCTCCAGAACATTATGGATTATCTCCCATATGGATGTTGTTCCCGTCGGCGATTTAAGCCTCTGGAATACAGATCCTTTCAAAATGGTTCAGGACGGCGATAATCTTTACGGCCGAGGAGTAGAGGACAACCATCAGGGATTGGTCAGCTCTGTTTTAGCAGCCAAAGCTCTCATGGAATCCAACATGACCCCGGGCATCAACCTCGGCCTTATCTTTGTAGCCGATGAAGAAACAGGCTCCCACTACGGCCTTGAATACATAATGCGCGAACATGAAGACCTGTTCAAAAAAGGCGACCTGTTCCTCGTGCCTGATTCCGGTGAGCCTAATTCCGAGCTGGTTGAAGTCGCTGAAAAATCGTCTCTCTGGATCAAGGTCACAGTAGAAGGCAAACAGTGCCACGCATCCACACCTGACGAAGGTGTGAACTCCCTTGTGGCCGCCGCTGCTATGATCATGGAAGTTCCCGAGCTCAAATACCATTATGACGAAGAAGACGAACTCTTCTCTCCGCCTTACTCCACCTTTGAGCCGACCAAGAAGGAAGCCAATGTTGAAAACGTCAACACCATTCCGGGCAAAGATGTTTTCTATATCGACTGCCGGATTCTGCCCAGCTACGATCCGGATGACGTTGTTGATCAGATCAAAGGCATGGGACTTTACGTTGCCGAAGAATACGGTGTGAAAATTTCTGTAGAAGTTGAAAACAAGAGTCAGGCAGCACCGCCTACTCCTGCTGATTCCGAAATCGTGAAAAAAGTGATTTTCGCTGTAAACGAAGTTTACGGTGTAGAAGCAAAACCGGGCGGAATCGGCGGCGGAACAGTTGCCAAGCATCTGCGCGAACGCGGCTATCATACCGTTGTCTGGTCCACCCTGCTGCATCAGGCTCATCAGCCCAATGAAAAAGGGTCTATCAACAACACACTGAATGACGCTAAAGTAATGGCACTTCTACCGTTCTAA
- a CDS encoding GGDEF domain-containing protein: MNAEYIAENESSLLEELISVRDKFCTTNNVCHPEESQDGLAVMRLCPGMTLEAWEILAKQHGLNDWLTIPLDSNTTPHLFHVQTVLQELSYKTDHDPLTGLSNRRVFERTLDQEIERTRRNKTPVSLAILDLDNFKQINDKWGHLKGDEVLIDFADLLARNSRRYDLVARIGGEEFAIIFAGVGLVKSQQLLERLLGKVRDLNFKVPGSKDKFSVTCSAGVSCFKGMVDIEMHQLIDKADKALYEAKESGKDQVKTADIIDFESVTKETLVHADEKKFLFTGN; this comes from the coding sequence ATGAACGCTGAGTACATCGCTGAAAATGAATCCAGCCTTCTGGAAGAACTTATTTCAGTGCGGGACAAATTCTGCACAACGAATAACGTATGCCACCCAGAGGAGTCTCAGGACGGGCTGGCCGTAATGCGTCTTTGCCCGGGCATGACTCTGGAGGCGTGGGAAATACTTGCGAAACAACACGGCTTGAATGATTGGCTGACTATACCTTTAGATAGTAACACAACGCCACACCTCTTTCATGTCCAAACTGTGCTGCAGGAACTTTCCTACAAGACCGACCACGATCCACTGACCGGTCTGTCAAACCGCAGGGTCTTCGAGCGAACACTTGATCAGGAGATCGAACGAACCCGACGGAATAAAACCCCGGTCAGCCTTGCCATACTGGATCTGGATAATTTCAAACAGATCAATGATAAATGGGGGCATCTCAAAGGCGACGAAGTACTGATCGACTTTGCGGATCTACTGGCCCGGAACTCACGCCGTTATGATCTTGTGGCCCGCATAGGCGGGGAAGAATTTGCCATCATTTTTGCAGGAGTAGGACTGGTAAAATCCCAGCAACTGCTGGAAAGGCTGCTCGGAAAAGTTCGTGACCTGAACTTTAAGGTACCAGGCTCCAAAGATAAATTTTCAGTAACATGCTCCGCCGGAGTGTCCTGCTTTAAAGGCATGGTGGATATCGAAATGCACCAATTGATCGACAAAGCGGACAAAGCTCTTTATGAAGCAAAAGAATCCGGCAAAGATCAAGTCAAAACAGCTGATATTATTGATTTTGAATCAGTGACCAAGGAAACACTTGTTCACGCCGATGAAAAAAAGTTCTTATTCACGGGAAACTAA
- a CDS encoding CGGC domain-containing protein, with protein MTKIGMIRCEKNESKCPLTNCIKSLDQTIQGFNTYDECTLTGIFTCRCPGDNFTDLVKILKSKGAETVHVVTCSFSKKEKDGWIFGNGFCEKIDDLAEKAASEAGIPVTKGTAHLPKGYVPDVFK; from the coding sequence ATGACTAAAATCGGCATGATTCGGTGTGAAAAGAATGAAAGCAAATGTCCTTTGACCAATTGCATCAAGTCTCTTGATCAGACCATACAGGGTTTTAACACATATGATGAATGCACGCTGACCGGTATATTCACTTGTCGTTGTCCCGGTGATAATTTCACGGATCTTGTTAAGATTTTAAAATCCAAGGGCGCTGAAACTGTACATGTTGTTACTTGTTCTTTTTCTAAAAAAGAAAAAGACGGGTGGATATTCGGTAATGGGTTTTGCGAAAAGATTGATGATTTGGCAGAGAAAGCAGCATCGGAAGCAGGCATACCGGTGACTAAAGGAACTGCCCATTTGCCTAAGGGGTACGTCCCGGACGTATTTAAGTAG
- the lnt gene encoding apolipoprotein N-acyltransferase, with amino-acid sequence MHPAVAIIIAMLSAGIGYANPLLHLPTAILGFPLALGLIAFSSPSPRKAMKTGWIAGSLAAITSMYWIAYPVGVYGGLSWALAIPCPVLIGMFVGAYYAFYTYMLSHAVRVLSPFALCLFSGLLWTSMETAQGAMFTGFPWMTLSSALAFRPEWIQSAAFIGAYGLSGLLVSVTAAILVCRKSHLVKIWAIAVVAFIIILGGVRTSPQQFTNIKKTGEASIGFVQGNINQAQKWNDEYKNTTFKKYLDLSRQITDQSDIVVWPETAMPFYLQDHGIMRTELINFATETKTPILTGAPGYVLHSKGDFSLYNRAYLISPDKKYMDWYDKSHLVPFGEYIPFKSILPLGKLVQGAGDFLPGTDAAPLQSGDLAMGMLICYEGIFPELAQERVEKGANILINISNDAWYGKTSAPLQHLNLVTMRTVEQGRYMIRGTNTGISACIDPLGRVTKTTGLFVDAAVVAKAALLSGETFYHANYKTVTRTPLILTLLFTVWIIINRRINSGGNKYKGIITEHASTLRP; translated from the coding sequence ATGCACCCAGCTGTCGCCATTATTATTGCTATGCTTTCTGCGGGGATCGGTTATGCCAATCCCCTGCTCCACCTGCCCACAGCCATTCTCGGATTCCCCCTGGCACTGGGACTTATCGCTTTTTCGTCACCGTCCCCGCGCAAGGCCATGAAAACTGGATGGATAGCAGGATCACTAGCCGCCATTACCAGCATGTACTGGATTGCATATCCTGTAGGTGTTTACGGGGGACTATCGTGGGCACTGGCGATTCCATGCCCTGTCTTAATCGGTATGTTTGTCGGCGCATACTACGCATTCTATACCTATATGCTCAGTCATGCGGTACGGGTTCTGTCCCCTTTTGCGCTATGCCTGTTCAGCGGACTACTATGGACCAGCATGGAAACAGCGCAGGGAGCCATGTTTACGGGCTTCCCGTGGATGACTCTTTCATCTGCACTGGCTTTCAGGCCTGAATGGATACAGAGCGCCGCTTTCATCGGGGCTTACGGACTTTCCGGTTTACTGGTATCCGTGACCGCTGCCATTCTGGTCTGCAGAAAATCACATCTCGTCAAAATATGGGCGATAGCCGTAGTAGCATTCATCATAATTCTCGGCGGAGTACGTACCAGCCCACAACAGTTTACAAATATCAAAAAGACCGGCGAAGCTTCCATCGGATTTGTTCAGGGCAACATTAATCAGGCTCAAAAATGGAATGACGAATACAAAAATACAACCTTTAAAAAATATCTCGATCTCAGCAGACAGATTACAGATCAGTCTGATATTGTCGTCTGGCCGGAAACCGCTATGCCGTTCTACCTGCAAGACCACGGTATAATGCGTACAGAGCTGATTAACTTCGCCACTGAAACCAAAACTCCTATCCTGACCGGAGCCCCCGGCTACGTTCTGCACAGTAAAGGGGATTTCTCACTATACAACCGCGCTTACCTCATCTCACCGGATAAAAAATACATGGACTGGTACGATAAATCGCATCTGGTCCCTTTTGGAGAATATATCCCGTTTAAAAGCATCCTCCCGCTGGGTAAACTTGTGCAGGGCGCAGGGGATTTTTTACCCGGAACAGACGCAGCACCGCTGCAAAGCGGTGACCTTGCTATGGGTATGCTCATTTGTTATGAAGGTATTTTCCCGGAACTGGCGCAGGAAAGAGTTGAGAAGGGAGCCAACATACTGATAAACATCAGTAATGACGCATGGTACGGAAAAACTTCCGCTCCCCTACAACATCTCAACCTTGTGACCATGAGGACTGTAGAACAAGGGCGATATATGATCAGGGGAACCAATACTGGAATCTCCGCATGCATCGACCCGCTGGGACGGGTCACCAAAACAACGGGATTGTTCGTTGACGCGGCAGTTGTAGCTAAGGCTGCACTTCTTAGCGGAGAAACCTTCTATCATGCGAACTACAAAACAGTAACCCGCACTCCGCTGATTTTGACCCTGCTTTTCACAGTATGGATAATAATAAACCGCCGCATAAATTCCGGCGGTAATAAATATAAAGGAATAATTACAGAACATGCTTCAACTCTCAGACCTTAG
- a CDS encoding MinD/ParA family protein yields MINANKTLSLAIMSGKGGVGKTNLSLNLSYALNAGGNSLLLMDCDLGLANLDVLLGISPETNMQDLLTSGAKPSDIVIPIEKGKKFDILPAASGVPELVEMDDDMQELLFSKITKLVGGYQYLVLDLGAGINGTVMSFASMTQMRIVVITPEPTSLTDSYALIKVLHSQHNVSDFNVIVNQASNEKEARSTFDRLNMACEKFLNIKLKNMGYVRYDPTVTEAVRRQIPFIKFAPKSEASRDILNIAVKIQKIRMENMGKLSEKPVIKKFPTLAD; encoded by the coding sequence ATGATCAATGCCAATAAAACACTAAGCCTTGCTATCATGAGCGGTAAGGGCGGAGTGGGAAAAACCAACCTTTCCCTTAATCTTTCCTACGCCCTGAACGCAGGCGGAAACAGCCTGCTGCTTATGGACTGCGACCTCGGGCTGGCAAACCTCGACGTTCTGCTCGGTATTTCCCCGGAAACGAATATGCAGGATCTTCTTACCAGCGGAGCAAAGCCGTCTGACATTGTAATTCCAATCGAAAAGGGCAAAAAATTCGATATACTGCCCGCAGCCTCCGGCGTACCAGAGCTGGTGGAAATGGACGACGATATGCAGGAATTACTCTTCAGCAAAATAACCAAACTGGTTGGCGGTTATCAGTATCTGGTACTTGATCTCGGTGCCGGAATAAACGGAACGGTGATGTCTTTTGCGTCAATGACCCAGATGAGAATTGTAGTCATTACCCCGGAACCGACCTCGCTAACGGATAGCTACGCTCTGATTAAAGTTTTGCACTCTCAGCATAATGTTAGTGATTTCAACGTAATAGTAAACCAGGCTTCAAACGAAAAAGAGGCTCGTTCAACTTTTGATCGCCTGAATATGGCCTGCGAAAAATTTCTTAATATTAAGTTGAAAAATATGGGCTATGTACGCTATGATCCGACAGTAACAGAAGCTGTAAGGCGACAGATTCCTTTTATTAAGTTTGCACCTAAATCCGAAGCCAGCCGTGATATTCTAAATATTGCGGTTAAAATTCAAAAAATCAGAATGGAAAATATGGGCAAACTGAGTGAAAAACCTGTCATAAAAAAATTTCCGACATTGGCGGACTGA
- a CDS encoding HU family DNA-binding protein — MPCHTQHDLGEDMNKSELIKSLAEEKGLHVDESAEIVDAFVDSIKEALVRGDRVEIRGFGSFKMKGYKGYTGRNPKTGDVVDVTPKKLPFFRPGKELKEYLNA, encoded by the coding sequence CTGCCTTGTCACACTCAACACGATTTGGGAGAGGACATGAACAAAAGCGAACTGATTAAGAGTCTTGCGGAAGAGAAAGGTCTCCATGTGGATGAATCTGCTGAAATTGTTGACGCATTTGTCGATTCAATTAAAGAAGCGCTTGTTCGCGGCGACAGAGTTGAAATTCGAGGATTCGGTAGTTTCAAGATGAAAGGATACAAAGGGTATACCGGACGTAATCCTAAAACAGGGGACGTAGTAGACGTGACCCCTAAAAAACTGCCCTTTTTCCGTCCAGGTAAAGAGCTTAAAGAATATTTGAACGCTTAA